One Thermodesulforhabdaceae bacterium genomic region harbors:
- a CDS encoding (Fe-S)-binding protein, which translates to MLLKSYRKEIFLPECNPRFQSLHCIAHLDQDIGEVIPYLNSELGGYQYTVDPPSVTFKHHGKLITIHPRAIAVNALNDENEADKILEWLKGQINDIWERRHEIQPKFEGMKKPNIVEIIKYLPKTNCKKCGLPTCMVFAVQLGEGGRRIEQCPELSPAQRAALEKYFEPFARYLE; encoded by the coding sequence ATGTTGCTTAAAAGCTACAGGAAAGAGATTTTTCTCCCTGAATGTAACCCCCGTTTTCAGTCGCTCCATTGTATTGCTCATCTAGATCAGGACATTGGAGAAGTTATTCCCTATCTCAACTCAGAACTAGGAGGGTATCAATATACTGTAGATCCACCTTCGGTTACCTTTAAACATCATGGTAAGCTTATAACCATCCATCCCAGGGCTATCGCTGTAAACGCTTTGAATGATGAAAATGAAGCTGATAAGATCCTTGAGTGGTTAAAAGGGCAGATAAACGATATATGGGAACGTCGTCATGAGATTCAGCCTAAATTTGAGGGGATGAAGAAGCCAAATATAGTTGAAATTATTAAATATCTTCCCAAAACTAACTGCAAAAAGTGTGGACTCCCAACTTGCATGGTCTTTGCTGTCCAGCTTGGGGAAGGTGGGCGTAGGATAGAGCAATGTCCGGAGCTTTCACCGGCTCAAAGGGCTGCTCTGGAAAAATACTTTGAACCCTTTGCGAGGTATCTGGAATAA